Proteins encoded together in one Candidatus Paceibacterota bacterium window:
- a CDS encoding L,D-transpeptidase, protein MWKKLTIAIFIVVFLSLFSSYFYSRAIAQSIELKYFPPSAGDSFEYGKVEFISKYPIAKVHFFRNLDFNPEIKGDFYFSKEFNYLFNISGYKKIIFIPEKIERDKSYKIDIFNKEFIFSLTSPKTKKLLFNKKEKKIEIEFFEPINEEYFFKEFKITPSVHGRYFFSDHNKKVTFIPEIIKEDKDYKAKIFDKEIVFKIDLPKVKDVYFDEVKKQVVATITKPSSKEEISQNFKISPSLKVDFSLDNKKTTVVIKPKSLKEDQTYKLKIFNKNLSFKLASVRVKNIYFDKNKQQVVITFTNPIERSEFLESFKITPSLEGDFIFGPEKKWVVFKPNSIEKNKTYIVTILGARLTFRLYSVYYISGKYIDINLSSQYLRLYRSGKILSTYPISSGRYGMGTPTGTFSVLSKESLHWSHKYSLYMPYSLRFYNGYYIHELPYWPGGYREGESHLGIPVSHGCVRLGIGAASRVYSFADIGTKIVIHW, encoded by the coding sequence ATGTGGAAGAAACTGACCATTGCTATTTTTATTGTAGTTTTTCTTTCTCTTTTCTCTTCTTATTTTTATTCAAGAGCAATAGCTCAATCTATTGAATTAAAATATTTCCCGCCTTCGGCCGGAGATTCTTTTGAATATGGCAAGGTAGAGTTTATTTCGAAATATCCAATCGCGAAAGTTCATTTTTTTAGAAATCTTGATTTTAATCCAGAAATAAAAGGTGATTTTTATTTTTCTAAAGAATTTAATTATTTATTTAATATAAGTGGCTATAAAAAAATAATTTTTATTCCTGAGAAAATAGAAAGAGACAAATCATACAAAATAGATATTTTCAATAAAGAATTTATTTTTTCTCTCACTTCCCCAAAAACAAAAAAATTATTATTTAACAAAAAAGAAAAAAAAATAGAGATTGAATTTTTTGAACCAATAAATGAAGAATATTTTTTTAAAGAGTTCAAAATAACTCCTTCTGTTCATGGAAGATATTTTTTTTCTGATCATAATAAAAAAGTAACTTTCATACCAGAAATTATTAAAGAAGATAAAGATTATAAAGCTAAGATTTTTGATAAAGAGATTGTTTTTAAAATAGATCTTCCTAAAGTTAAGGATGTTTATTTCGACGAGGTAAAAAAACAAGTTGTAGCTACCATAACAAAACCTTCTTCAAAAGAAGAAATTTCTCAAAACTTTAAGATTTCTCCTTCTTTAAAAGTTGATTTTTCTTTAGACAATAAAAAGACGACGGTCGTAATTAAGCCAAAAAGTTTAAAGGAAGATCAAACTTATAAATTGAAGATATTTAATAAAAACCTTAGTTTTAAACTTGCTTCTGTAAGAGTTAAAAATATTTACTTTGACAAGAATAAACAACAAGTAGTTATAACTTTTACAAATCCAATAGAAAGATCAGAATTCCTTGAAAGTTTTAAGATAACCCCATCACTTGAAGGAGATTTTATTTTCGGTCCGGAAAAAAAGTGGGTAGTTTTTAAACCAAATAGTATTGAAAAAAATAAAACATATATAGTTACTATACTCGGAGCTCGCCTTACTTTTAGGTTATACTCTGTTTATTATATTTCTGGAAAATATATAGACATTAATCTTTCTTCTCAGTATTTAAGACTCTATCGATCGGGCAAGATTTTATCTACATATCCAATTTCGAGCGGCAGATATGGAATGGGAACGCCAACAGGAACTTTTAGTGTTTTGTCAAAAGAAAGCTTGCATTGGTCCCATAAATATTCTCTTTATATGCCATACTCTTTGAGATTTTATAATGGTTACTATATCCACGAACTTCCTTACTGGCCGGGAGGATATAGAGAAGGAGAAAGCCATCTTGGTATTCCTGTTTCCCATGGTTGTGTAAGACTTGGCATTGGGGCCGCAAGCAGGGTTTATTCCTTCGCGGACATTGGGACAAAAATTGTAATACATTGGTAA
- a CDS encoding CAP domain-containing protein, with amino-acid sequence MAEVFKKIKKLIIPSKENNYRPYFLLSKSLLVLIVLFVLLKFVSFSFLCFFPNTSFFSAVSKSVLLNLTNQKRSNSGVAILKENNNLNRAAYLKAQDMLKYDYFAHTSPLGRSPWYWLEKSGYNYRYAGENLAIDFIDSGELFQAWYSSSVHRANIVNPRFKEIGMAVLKGDFKGRRTTVVVQYFGTQLNIPSTYAKTITTKKTQKTISRKISQPQKTYTQTPRYVSTPGGMTLSDYYRNKGQHLPSIQERAKMYEEFNLGKASSYYGLSWQNALLLNKLLEIDKSKSVVKKSQETPVTKEKITPTPTSTKEAVSSKQEITQEEVITPSPTLTKTPEEITKPEIAQEVEKKGTSLGVKAMNFLVRNYNSITRTIFLSVFALVFLSFCLDIFIKVNIQHADIVLRGVLYSSVLLALLLLDKSIILKLLPHSLGVL; translated from the coding sequence ATTATTTGTTTTGCTTAAGTTTGTCTCTTTTTCTTTCCTTTGTTTTTTCCCGAATACTTCTTTTTTCTCCGCTGTTAGTAAATCAGTGCTTTTGAATTTAACCAATCAGAAAAGATCAAATAGCGGTGTTGCGATATTAAAAGAAAACAATAACCTTAACAGAGCAGCATATCTTAAGGCTCAAGATATGCTGAAATATGATTATTTTGCTCATACAAGTCCCTTAGGGAGGAGTCCTTGGTATTGGTTAGAAAAGAGTGGTTATAATTATAGATATGCAGGAGAAAACTTAGCCATAGACTTTATTGATTCAGGAGAACTTTTTCAGGCTTGGTATTCTTCTTCTGTGCATAGAGCGAATATAGTAAATCCCAGGTTTAAAGAAATTGGGATGGCGGTTTTGAAAGGAGATTTTAAGGGTAGAAGGACAACCGTTGTAGTTCAATATTTTGGGACGCAATTAAACATTCCTTCAACTTACGCCAAGACAATTACGACAAAGAAAACTCAAAAGACAATATCAAGAAAAATTTCCCAACCTCAAAAAACTTATACCCAAACACCAAGATATGTTTCAACACCAGGAGGTATGACGCTTTCCGATTATTATAGAAACAAAGGACAACACCTTCCTTCAATTCAGGAAAGAGCAAAGATGTATGAGGAATTTAATCTTGGAAAGGCTAGCTCTTATTATGGATTAAGTTGGCAAAATGCCCTTCTTTTAAATAAACTTTTAGAAATAGATAAAAGTAAGTCAGTAGTTAAGAAGTCCCAAGAAACACCCGTTACAAAGGAAAAGATTACGCCCACACCTACTTCAACGAAAGAAGCTGTTTCTTCTAAGCAGGAAATTACCCAAGAAGAAGTAATAACACCAAGTCCTACATTGACAAAAACACCAGAAGAAATTACAAAACCAGAAATAGCTCAAGAAGTAGAAAAAAAAGGTACATCTCTTGGAGTTAAAGCTATGAATTTTCTTGTTCGAAATTATAATTCTATAACAAGAACAATATTTCTTTCTGTCTTTGCACTTGTCTTTTTATCTTTTTGTCTAGATATTTTTATAAAAGTTAATATTCAACACGCAGATATAGTTTTAAGAGGAGTGCTTTATTCTTCCGTTCTTTTAGCCTTATTACTTCTAGATAAATCTATAATTTTAAAACTTTTACCTCATAGTTTAGGAGTTTTGTAA
- the ftsE gene encoding cell division ATP-binding protein FtsE: MIYFDNVTKTFSNNCVALNNVSFGISKGEFISLVGKSGAGKTTLMNLLLAYDKPTKGNIVFEDISVPKIKHSKLPFHRRKIGVVHQDFKLLDRKTVFENVAFALEISGKSDGEIKRTVPQALDLVGILDKAENFPEQLSAGEQQRTAIARAIIIQPKFIVADEPTGNLDVYNAREIINLFKKINQLGTGVILATHNREVVNMMQRRVIVLEKGKLIRDEQTGRYCL; the protein is encoded by the coding sequence ATGATTTATTTTGATAATGTAACAAAAACTTTCTCGAACAATTGTGTTGCGCTAAATAATGTAAGTTTTGGAATTTCAAAAGGGGAGTTTATCTCTCTTGTGGGAAAATCAGGAGCAGGAAAAACCACTCTTATGAATCTTCTTTTGGCATATGACAAACCCACTAAAGGAAATATTGTTTTTGAAGATATTAGCGTTCCCAAAATAAAACACTCAAAACTTCCTTTTCATAGAAGAAAAATCGGTGTTGTGCATCAGGATTTTAAGTTGCTTGATAGAAAGACTGTTTTTGAAAACGTAGCTTTTGCGCTTGAAATTTCTGGGAAAAGCGATGGGGAGATTAAAAGAACCGTTCCTCAGGCTTTAGATCTTGTCGGGATTTTAGATAAAGCAGAAAATTTTCCAGAACAACTTTCTGCGGGTGAACAACAAAGAACTGCTATTGCAAGAGCTATTATTATTCAGCCAAAATTTATTGTTGCGGACGAGCCAACTGGTAACCTTGATGTTTACAATGCAAGAGAAATAATTAATCTTTTTAAAAAGATTAACCAGCTTGGTACTGGTGTTATTTTAGCAACTCACAACAGAGAAGTTGTAAATATGATGCAAAGGAGGGTTATTGTGCTTGAGAAGGGCAAACTTATAAGAGATGAACAGACAGGTCGTTATTGTTTATAG
- a CDS encoding MBL fold metallo-hydrolase, translating to MKLSFFGATKVVTGSNFLLESQGKKILIDCGFFQGPKVLEQKNKKPFPYDPRKIDAVIITHAHFDHVGRLPILIQGGFNGKIFATPPTIELSKLVLKDSMEIQEEIFFSKEDIKKTFSLFEAVEYHKEINLAKEDKNKFSFKLLDAGHILGSAIIEIFTEKKKIVFSGDLGNPPTPLLRSTEFPSSADYVVVESTYGDRVHKEFIERKNKLEDIIEDTIRKKGVLMIPAFAIERTQEILYEMNELVENRRIPRVPVFVDSPLAIQSINVYKKYKKYYNKEASYLLRTGDKIFDFKGLTFTRKVEDSKKINDVDLPKIIIAGSGMSTGGRILHHERRYLPGSKNCLLLISYQVAGTLGRKIQEGTKEVQIFSERVPVLADIKAIEGYSAHPDKDGLFRWLYSIKSSAQLKEENLLKKIFVVHGEENPSLSLACSIRDKLGIETEVPDYGSSYRI from the coding sequence ATGAAGCTATCTTTTTTTGGTGCGACAAAAGTTGTAACAGGTTCTAATTTTCTTTTAGAAAGTCAAGGAAAAAAAATTTTAATTGATTGTGGTTTTTTTCAGGGCCCAAAAGTTTTAGAGCAAAAAAATAAAAAACCATTTCCATATGATCCTAGAAAAATAGATGCCGTTATTATAACCCATGCTCACTTTGATCATGTAGGAAGATTGCCTATTTTAATTCAGGGTGGCTTTAACGGAAAAATTTTTGCAACTCCTCCTACCATAGAGCTTTCAAAATTAGTATTAAAAGACTCTATGGAAATTCAAGAAGAAATCTTTTTTTCAAAAGAAGACATAAAAAAAACTTTTTCTCTTTTTGAAGCAGTGGAATATCATAAAGAAATAAATTTAGCAAAAGAAGACAAAAATAAATTTTCTTTTAAACTTCTTGATGCAGGACACATATTAGGATCTGCTATTATTGAAATTTTTACAGAAAAAAAGAAGATTGTTTTTAGCGGCGATCTTGGCAACCCGCCAACTCCACTTTTAAGGTCCACAGAATTTCCTTCTTCAGCTGATTATGTTGTTGTTGAATCGACATATGGAGACAGAGTTCATAAAGAATTTATAGAAAGAAAAAATAAATTAGAAGATATAATTGAAGATACTATAAGAAAAAAAGGAGTTTTAATGATTCCAGCATTTGCGATTGAAAGGACACAAGAAATTCTATATGAAATGAACGAACTTGTAGAGAATAGAAGAATTCCAAGAGTTCCAGTTTTTGTTGACAGCCCGCTTGCGATCCAGTCCATTAATGTTTACAAAAAATATAAAAAATATTACAACAAAGAAGCGTCATATCTCCTAAGGACGGGAGATAAAATTTTTGATTTTAAGGGCCTGACTTTTACAAGAAAAGTAGAAGATTCGAAAAAAATTAACGATGTTGATCTGCCAAAAATAATTATCGCAGGTTCTGGCATGTCAACAGGAGGAAGAATTTTACACCATGAAAGGAGATACCTGCCTGGTTCTAAAAATTGTCTTTTGTTAATTTCCTATCAAGTAGCAGGAACGTTGGGTAGAAAAATTCAAGAAGGCACAAAGGAAGTTCAAATTTTTAGTGAGAGAGTACCAGTCCTTGCAGATATAAAGGCAATTGAAGGTTATTCTGCTCATCCAGATAAAGACGGACTTTTCCGTTGGTTATACAGTATTAAAAGTAGCGCTCAACTAAAAGAGGAAAACCTTTTAAAGAAAATATTTGTTGTGCATGGCGAAGAAAATCCTTCATTATCTTTGGCATGCTCTATAAGAGATAAATTAGGAATTGAAACTGAGGTTCCAGATTACGGATCAAGTTACAGAATTTAA
- a CDS encoding permease-like cell division protein FtsX — protein MLTNFVRILKFGWQALTRNIGISIGTIFIMFTVLFLVGGVLLLNSMSKTLVSSLEDKVDVSVYFKLNANENAILTLEQRLEKFPEVEEVEYVSKEMAIQRFKETHKDNDLLMESLDEIGSNPLPASLNVRAETTDAYAKLANFLEKGEYKSLIEKVNWRENKSIISKLFSISAAVQNGGLLAGFILVFVAMVVTFNTI, from the coding sequence ATGCTTACAAATTTTGTTAGAATTCTAAAATTTGGCTGGCAGGCGCTTACAAGAAATATCGGAATTTCTATAGGTACTATTTTTATAATGTTCACAGTGCTTTTCTTGGTTGGGGGAGTTTTGCTTTTAAATTCAATGAGCAAAACCCTTGTTTCTTCGCTTGAAGATAAGGTGGACGTAAGTGTTTATTTTAAATTAAATGCTAACGAAAATGCCATTTTGACACTAGAGCAAAGATTGGAAAAGTTTCCCGAAGTAGAAGAAGTTGAATATGTTTCAAAAGAAATGGCCATTCAAAGGTTTAAAGAAACTCACAAAGACAACGATCTTTTAATGGAAAGTCTTGACGAGATAGGATCAAATCCTTTACCAGCTTCTTTAAATGTTCGTGCAGAGACCACAGACGCTTATGCAAAACTCGCAAATTTTCTTGAAAAAGGAGAATATAAAAGTTTAATTGAGAAAGTTAACTGGAGAGAAAATAAATCGATAATTTCAAAACTATTTTCCATATCTGCTGCAGTGCAAAATGGCGGGTTATTAGCGGGTTTTATTTTAGTTTTTGTGGCAATGGTTGTGACATTTAATACTATTA
- a CDS encoding DUF4864 domain-containing protein, whose protein sequence is MIEPEIKRIEVSEDPEEKKPKKEKKSKKWKVLFFLLIVAGAATFGFFKFKSIQADKAIEEQLSLLKEGKIKNAYEITSKDFKEETSLETFNTFIEQHPSFKKNKSYDFTERKEEGNIIILKGELISEDGNTTHVQYKIIKESNKWKIYGIEITSS, encoded by the coding sequence ATGATTGAACCAGAAATTAAAAGAATAGAGGTCTCTGAAGACCCAGAAGAAAAGAAACCAAAAAAAGAAAAGAAATCAAAAAAATGGAAAGTTTTGTTCTTTCTTTTGATTGTCGCGGGAGCAGCAACTTTTGGTTTTTTTAAGTTTAAATCAATACAAGCTGACAAAGCTATCGAGGAACAACTTTCTTTATTAAAAGAAGGAAAAATTAAAAATGCTTATGAAATAACTTCAAAGGATTTCAAAGAAGAAACATCTCTTGAAACTTTTAATACCTTCATAGAACAACATCCTTCTTTTAAAAAAAATAAAAGTTATGATTTTACCGAAAGAAAAGAAGAGGGAAATATTATCATATTGAAGGGAGAACTAATATCTGAAGATGGAAATACAACCCACGTCCAATACAAAATCATAAAAGAAAGTAATAAATGGAAAATTTACGGAATTGAAATAACTTCTTCTTAG
- the prfB gene encoding peptide chain release factor 2 — protein sequence MIKKSCSCRTIFEEGIFKNFKKEIKDLQEFQDLAKDDKNIKRELDKKIAFLEDAIKSEKTKQKFKGKYDKNNTFLSIYAGTGGRDAEDWVAILYRMYQKYLEKKGFQLKEIGRQIGEGGIKSVTIEICGDYAFGILKGENGVHRLVRISPFSAKKLRHTSFALVEVLPKIKESDVEIKKEDLKIDTFRASGAGGQYVNRRESAVRVTHIPSGISVSCQSERLQGENKKTALSVLQSKLFQIKEKKEKSIATEERGKIKEAKWGSQIRSYVFQPYQMVKDHRTRVKTSKIKEILDGDINEFIEAELNYK from the coding sequence TTGATAAAGAAATCCTGCAGTTGCAGGACCATCTTTGAAGAGGGAATATTTAAAAATTTTAAAAAAGAGATAAAAGACTTACAAGAATTTCAAGACTTAGCAAAGGATGATAAAAATATTAAAAGGGAGTTAGATAAAAAAATTGCTTTTTTAGAGGATGCAATAAAAAGCGAGAAAACAAAGCAGAAATTTAAAGGAAAATACGATAAAAATAATACTTTCCTCTCGATTTATGCAGGGACCGGCGGAAGGGACGCTGAGGACTGGGTTGCTATTCTTTACAGAATGTACCAAAAGTACTTAGAAAAAAAAGGATTTCAATTAAAAGAAATTGGAAGACAAATAGGAGAGGGTGGTATAAAATCTGTAACCATAGAAATTTGTGGAGACTATGCTTTTGGTATTTTAAAAGGAGAAAACGGCGTTCATAGGCTTGTTAGAATTTCTCCATTTTCTGCAAAGAAACTTCGACACACTTCCTTTGCTTTAGTTGAAGTTCTGCCGAAAATTAAAGAAAGCGATGTTGAAATTAAAAAAGAGGACTTAAAAATAGATACTTTCAGGGCCTCTGGCGCTGGGGGTCAATACGTTAACAGGAGAGAAAGTGCAGTTAGGGTAACTCACATACCAAGTGGAATTTCAGTTTCTTGTCAGTCAGAAAGGTTACAGGGCGAGAACAAAAAAACTGCACTCTCGGTTTTACAATCAAAATTATTTCAGATTAAAGAAAAAAAAGAAAAATCAATCGCCACAGAAGAAAGAGGCAAAATAAAAGAAGCAAAATGGGGAAGCCAGATACGAAGTTATGTTTTTCAGCCATATCAGATGGTGAAAGATCATAGGACCAGGGTTAAGACATCAAAAATAAAAGAAATTTTAGACGGCGATATCAATGAATTTATTGAAGCTGAATTAAATTATAAATAA